The Hymenobacter oligotrophus genome has a window encoding:
- a CDS encoding lysophospholipid acyltransferase family protein, whose translation MLFYALMKPPVQLALRVFFRRLEIRNAERLQEPGPLLIAANHPNTLMDPLVVAANRRRQIFFLAKSTFFHNPVSRWFFERSNCIPVYRRQDVETGDANVTPEQLAALNEKAFGRSYDHLGRGGTLMIFPEGTSVAERRLRPLKTGAARIALGAEARHDFKLGLRILPIGINYSESSRFRSDVLINPAAPIAVADYAAQYHHDPEAAAEALTDELRRRLEQHLVVTRDDAEDALVRRVEETFGRYLVPAHNEGSPYEEFQLTRTLLQAVAWFEDHSPDRLQELHRRVTDYSQALRRLRLSDEALQRSGAGRGRLERGVLTTLKVVLGFPVYAYGAFNNYLPYIIPSMVARRATKDVEFIAPIMLVTGMLTFGLMYPLQTWLVHRLTDNNWLTALYALSLPVTGFYALHYWNRLTLRLQRLRLLRLFREQRPVAEGILRQRTTIMRLLANARNAYAAAQRQGTAENPA comes from the coding sequence ATGCTTTTTTACGCCCTGATGAAGCCGCCCGTGCAGCTCGCGCTGCGCGTGTTTTTCCGCCGCCTCGAAATTCGCAACGCCGAGCGCTTGCAGGAGCCCGGGCCGCTGCTCATCGCCGCCAACCACCCCAACACCCTCATGGACCCCTTGGTGGTGGCCGCCAACCGGCGCCGGCAAATCTTCTTTCTGGCCAAAAGCACGTTTTTTCATAACCCGGTGTCGCGGTGGTTTTTTGAGCGCTCCAACTGCATACCCGTGTACCGCCGGCAAGATGTGGAAACCGGCGACGCCAACGTTACGCCCGAGCAGCTGGCCGCCCTCAACGAAAAAGCCTTCGGCCGCAGCTACGACCACCTAGGGCGCGGCGGCACGCTCATGATTTTTCCGGAGGGCACCAGCGTTGCCGAGCGCCGGCTGCGCCCGCTCAAAACCGGCGCGGCCCGCATTGCCCTAGGTGCCGAGGCGCGCCACGACTTCAAGCTGGGGCTGCGCATCCTGCCCATCGGCATCAACTACTCCGAGTCGAGCCGCTTCCGCTCCGATGTGCTCATCAACCCAGCGGCGCCCATTGCCGTTGCCGATTACGCCGCGCAATACCACCACGACCCCGAAGCCGCCGCCGAGGCTCTTACCGACGAGCTGCGCCGCCGCCTGGAGCAGCACTTGGTGGTAACCCGCGACGATGCCGAGGACGCGCTGGTGCGCCGGGTGGAGGAAACCTTTGGCCGCTACCTCGTGCCCGCGCACAACGAAGGCAGCCCCTACGAGGAGTTTCAGCTGACGCGCACGCTGCTGCAGGCCGTGGCTTGGTTTGAGGACCACTCGCCCGACCGCCTGCAGGAGCTGCACCGCCGCGTAACCGATTACAGCCAGGCGCTGCGCCGCCTGCGCCTCAGCGACGAGGCCCTGCAGCGCAGCGGCGCCGGGCGCGGCCGCCTCGAGCGGGGCGTGCTTACCACGCTCAAAGTGGTGTTGGGCTTTCCGGTGTATGCCTACGGCGCCTTCAACAATTATCTGCCCTACATTATTCCCTCGATGGTGGCGCGTCGCGCTACCAAGGATGTAGAGTTTATTGCGCCGATTATGCTGGTTACGGGCATGCTCACCTTCGGCCTGATGTACCCGCTGCAAACCTGGCTGGTGCACCGCCTCACCGACAACAATTGGCTGACGGCGCTGTACGCGCTTAGCTTGCCCGTTACGGGTTTTTACGCCCTGCACTATTGGAACCGCCTGACCCTGCGCCTGCAACGCCTACGTTTGCTGCGGCTGTTTCGGGAGCAGCGCCCGGTGGCCGAAGGCATCTTGCGCCAGCGCACAACCATTATGCGCCTGCTGGCCAATGCCCGCAACGCCTACGCGGCCGCCCAGCGCCAAGGCACCGCCGAAAACCCGGCGTAG
- a CDS encoding carboxypeptidase-like regulatory domain-containing protein produces MPRTTTQVEVPRPCAEAWEAMTPTAHGRHCAACQHTVTDFTHKTDAEVLALLRQAAGRRVCGRFRADQLQRPLLVPKTAARWHTWLLAAGALLGLRALGAPAAQGQTAPTHLPRPGQLPAPVPVPQVIALGMVSPGAVISTSVTGQILDAATGEPMPGVTVLVKGTLVGVSTDMEGRFRLNVPAGARVLQISAVGYVRREVTIADVSEAAPIELKMSADVLGGLVYVRQPWYAPRTWLNVLRSVPRRVANIWR; encoded by the coding sequence ATGCCCCGTACAACTACACAAGTGGAGGTGCCGCGCCCGTGCGCCGAGGCGTGGGAAGCCATGACGCCCACCGCGCACGGCCGCCATTGCGCCGCCTGCCAACACACCGTCACCGATTTCACCCACAAAACCGACGCCGAAGTGCTGGCCCTGCTGCGCCAGGCTGCCGGCCGGCGCGTGTGCGGCCGCTTTCGGGCCGATCAGCTGCAGCGGCCGTTGCTGGTACCTAAGACGGCCGCGCGCTGGCACACGTGGCTGCTGGCGGCCGGGGCCTTGCTTGGGCTACGCGCCCTAGGTGCCCCGGCGGCGCAGGGACAAACCGCGCCAACGCACCTCCCCAGGCCTGGCCAGCTACCGGCGCCCGTGCCGGTTCCACAGGTAATTGCCCTAGGTATGGTAAGCCCCGGCGCGGTTATCAGCACTTCAGTTACCGGCCAAATACTCGACGCTGCAACCGGTGAACCTATGCCCGGCGTAACCGTGTTGGTTAAGGGCACGCTGGTAGGAGTTTCGACGGATATGGAGGGAAGGTTTCGGCTGAATGTACCCGCCGGTGCCCGCGTGCTGCAAATTTCGGCAGTAGGCTACGTGCGCCGCGAGGTAACCATAGCAGATGTGTCGGAAGCCGCCCCCATCGAGTTGAAGATGAGTGCCGATGTACTTGGGGGGCTGGTGTACGTGCGCCAGCCCTGGTACGCACCGCGCACTTGGCTGAACGTGCTGCGCTCGGTGCCGCGCCGTGTGGCCAACATCTGGCGCTAA
- a CDS encoding sensor histidine kinase: MATSTTPLLTTDDLAIVPALAGLPTEVLAWLLEHGEARLLPAGTELFRPGDPADHMFVLLRGALQLWREQGGQREPFLRFEAPAISGVLPYSRLRQTSATGVVTTDATLLMLHRSQFPALEHQSPELVQRLVGLMSDRVREETRGQERDDKLRALGKLAAGLAHELNNPAAAISRAAADLSARTGAEPMLLQELLAAGVPAEQLPPLLALASRSALASTSLSVLEQADCEEELEDWLRKQGIADAHALAAGLLSGGLDEDTLAPVLTALPRHARQPALRWLEGQLASRQLVRDVQEAARRISELVRNVKDYTHMDRGAGMVPTDVHGGLDSTLALLSYPLRQRHVQVVREYAQGLVLVNGSPGALNQVWTNLIDNAIDALPHDGTLTLRTRREGEFICVCIIDSGTGIAPEVLPHIFEPFYTTKPVGEGTGLGLDIARRIVLSHGGRLQANSEPGRTEFCVWLPLAD, encoded by the coding sequence ATGGCTACTTCAACTACCCCGCTGCTCACAACCGACGACCTCGCCATCGTGCCCGCGTTGGCCGGCTTGCCCACTGAGGTGCTGGCGTGGCTGTTGGAGCACGGCGAAGCGCGCTTATTGCCCGCTGGTACCGAGCTGTTCAGGCCCGGCGACCCGGCCGACCACATGTTTGTGTTGTTGCGCGGCGCGTTACAACTGTGGCGCGAGCAGGGCGGGCAGCGCGAGCCTTTTCTGCGCTTCGAGGCCCCGGCCATTTCGGGTGTGCTGCCGTACTCGCGGCTGCGCCAAACCTCGGCCACCGGCGTGGTTACAACCGATGCTACCCTGCTAATGCTGCACCGCAGCCAGTTTCCGGCGCTGGAGCACCAAAGCCCCGAGCTGGTGCAGCGGCTGGTGGGGCTGATGAGCGACCGGGTGCGCGAAGAAACCCGTGGGCAAGAGCGCGACGACAAGTTGCGGGCCCTAGGTAAGCTGGCCGCTGGTTTGGCCCATGAGCTGAACAACCCTGCCGCCGCCATCAGCCGGGCGGCCGCCGACCTCTCGGCCCGCACCGGCGCCGAGCCCATGCTGCTGCAAGAGCTGCTGGCCGCGGGCGTACCGGCCGAGCAATTGCCGCCCTTGCTGGCCTTGGCCAGCCGCTCGGCGCTGGCCAGCACCTCGCTCTCGGTACTGGAGCAAGCCGATTGCGAAGAGGAACTCGAGGATTGGCTGCGGAAACAAGGCATTGCCGACGCCCATGCTTTGGCTGCGGGCCTGCTCAGCGGTGGCCTCGACGAAGATACCTTGGCTCCCGTGCTGACTGCGCTACCTAGGCACGCACGCCAGCCTGCCCTCCGGTGGCTCGAAGGCCAGCTGGCCAGCCGCCAGTTGGTGCGCGATGTGCAGGAGGCGGCCCGGCGCATTTCGGAGCTGGTGCGCAACGTAAAGGATTACACGCACATGGACCGCGGCGCGGGCATGGTGCCCACCGATGTGCACGGCGGCCTCGATAGCACCCTGGCCTTGCTGAGTTACCCATTGCGGCAGCGGCACGTGCAAGTGGTGCGCGAGTACGCCCAGGGCTTGGTGCTGGTAAACGGTTCGCCGGGGGCACTCAACCAAGTCTGGACCAACCTGATCGACAACGCCATCGATGCTTTGCCCCACGACGGAACCCTCACGCTGCGCACCCGCCGCGAGGGCGAATTTATTTGCGTGTGCATCATCGACAGCGGTACGGGCATCGCGCCCGAGGTGCTGCCGCACATCTTCGAGCCCTTTTACACTACCAAGCCCGTAGGCGAAGGCACGGGGCTGGGGCTTGATATTGCCCGGCGCATTGTGCTCAGCCACGGCGGGCGCCTGCAAGCCAACTCTGAGCCCGGCCGCACCGAGTTTTGCGTGTGGCTGCCGCTGGCGGATTGA
- a CDS encoding FAD-dependent oxidoreductase, which produces MSKKPALLVVDDDPQVLAAIDRDLRQEFRQDYRILRAGSGAEGLEAMRQLKARAEPLALVLSDQRMPDMEGVQLLEQARTLFPEAKRVLLTAYADTEAAIRAINEAHLDYYLMKPWDPPQHLLYPTLHDLLATWQAQYQPRFQGVRLLGFQWSPQSHELKDFLAAYMIAFQWLDFEANPEADVLLSSLGLTPSDLPVTVFEDGTALAQPTRTAIAEKLGLALKASQPLYDVVVVGAGPSGLGAAVYGASEGLKTLLIERQTPGGQAGTSSRIENYLGFPTGLSGAELAHRAWAQAVRLGAEFLSPQEVTQLCVQDEYKVLTLADGSEVRTRAVVLTTGVSYRQLAVPGMERLTGAGVYYGAARTEARSCSQQDVYVVGGGNSAGQAAMYLAAFARKVYIVIRGASLAASMSAYLIEQIGRTPNIELLPYTEIREVRGDDRLETVVLRHNQTGAEQECPARAVFVFIGAKPSTEWLCNALLCDGKGFVITGRDLLADARFAPIWKKRREPYALETSVPGIFAAGDSRAGAMARVASAVGEGAMAIKFVHQYLDE; this is translated from the coding sequence ATGTCCAAAAAGCCAGCTTTGCTCGTGGTCGACGACGACCCGCAGGTACTTGCCGCCATCGACCGCGACTTGCGGCAGGAGTTCCGGCAGGATTACCGCATTCTGCGCGCTGGCTCGGGGGCAGAGGGGCTCGAGGCCATGCGCCAGCTGAAAGCCCGCGCCGAGCCGCTGGCCCTGGTACTCTCCGATCAGCGCATGCCCGATATGGAGGGGGTGCAGCTGCTTGAGCAGGCGCGTACGCTGTTTCCGGAGGCCAAGCGCGTGCTGCTCACGGCCTACGCCGATACCGAAGCGGCCATTCGGGCTATCAACGAGGCGCACCTCGATTACTACTTAATGAAGCCCTGGGACCCACCCCAGCACCTGCTGTACCCCACGCTGCACGATTTGCTGGCCACGTGGCAGGCGCAGTACCAGCCCCGCTTTCAGGGTGTGCGGCTGCTGGGCTTTCAGTGGTCGCCGCAGTCGCACGAGCTGAAGGACTTTCTGGCGGCCTACATGATAGCGTTTCAGTGGCTCGATTTCGAAGCCAACCCCGAGGCCGACGTGCTGCTCAGTTCCCTAGGCCTAACGCCCAGCGACTTGCCCGTGACGGTGTTCGAAGACGGCACCGCACTGGCGCAGCCCACCCGCACCGCCATTGCCGAAAAGCTGGGCTTGGCCCTGAAAGCCTCGCAGCCGCTTTACGATGTAGTGGTGGTGGGCGCCGGGCCCTCGGGCCTAGGTGCCGCGGTGTACGGCGCCTCCGAGGGGCTGAAAACCTTACTGATCGAACGGCAGACGCCCGGCGGACAGGCCGGCACCTCCTCGCGCATCGAAAACTACCTAGGCTTCCCGACGGGCTTAAGCGGGGCCGAACTGGCCCACCGCGCCTGGGCGCAGGCCGTACGCCTGGGAGCCGAGTTTTTGTCGCCGCAGGAGGTAACGCAGCTGTGCGTGCAGGACGAGTACAAGGTGCTTACCCTGGCCGATGGCAGCGAGGTGCGCACCCGCGCCGTGGTGCTAACCACCGGCGTAAGCTACCGCCAACTGGCCGTGCCCGGCATGGAGCGGCTCACCGGCGCGGGCGTGTACTACGGCGCGGCCCGCACCGAGGCGCGCTCGTGCAGCCAGCAAGATGTGTACGTGGTGGGCGGCGGCAACTCGGCGGGCCAAGCAGCTATGTACCTGGCTGCGTTTGCGCGCAAGGTGTACATTGTCATTCGCGGGGCTTCGTTGGCGGCTTCGATGTCGGCGTACCTCATCGAGCAAATCGGCCGCACACCCAACATCGAGCTGCTGCCCTACACCGAAATACGGGAAGTGCGCGGCGACGACCGGCTCGAAACCGTGGTGCTCCGCCACAACCAAACCGGTGCCGAGCAGGAGTGCCCCGCCCGGGCTGTGTTTGTGTTCATCGGGGCCAAGCCCAGCACCGAGTGGCTGTGCAATGCCCTGCTCTGCGACGGCAAAGGTTTTGTAATCACGGGCCGCGACTTACTGGCCGATGCCCGGTTTGCGCCCATCTGGAAAAAGCGCCGCGAGCCGTACGCCCTGGAAACCTCCGTGCCGGGCATTTTCGCGGCCGGCGACAGCCGCGCCGGCGCCATGGCCCGCGTAGCCTCGGCGGTGGGCGAGGGGGCCATGGCCATCAAGTTTGTGCACCAGTACCTCGACGAATAA
- a CDS encoding RNA polymerase sigma factor, whose protein sequence is MFLFRRTKPQEQPPTEAELLARYRAHGDVQDLGRLYEPYFHLVYGVCLRYLRDEADSKDAVMQIFEKLVVDLRRHEVQNLSSWLHTTARNHCLMELRRRKATPEAVEISLPGVESDGAAHLLDADDDFPTEEHLQQLAVAMARLPPEQQRCLDLFYRQQQSYQEIADLTGFDLKQVKSHLQNGKRNLKLYLASHVAR, encoded by the coding sequence ATGTTTTTGTTTCGCCGCACCAAACCCCAGGAGCAGCCGCCTACCGAGGCCGAGCTGCTGGCGCGTTACCGCGCCCACGGCGATGTGCAAGACCTAGGCCGCCTCTACGAGCCCTACTTTCACTTGGTGTACGGCGTGTGCCTGCGCTACCTGCGCGACGAGGCCGACAGCAAGGACGCCGTGATGCAGATCTTCGAGAAGCTCGTGGTGGATTTGCGCCGCCACGAGGTGCAAAACCTCAGCAGCTGGCTGCACACCACCGCCCGCAACCATTGCCTGATGGAGCTGCGCCGGCGCAAAGCCACGCCCGAAGCCGTCGAAATTTCGTTGCCCGGTGTGGAATCCGACGGGGCGGCGCATCTGCTTGATGCCGACGATGATTTCCCGACCGAAGAGCACCTGCAGCAGCTCGCGGTGGCCATGGCGCGGCTGCCCCCGGAGCAGCAACGCTGCCTCGATTTGTTTTACCGCCAGCAGCAGTCGTACCAAGAAATAGCCGACCTCACGGGCTTCGACCTCAAGCAAGTAAAAAGCCACCTGCAAAACGGCAAGCGCAACCTCAAACTCTACCTCGCCAGCCATGTCGCCCGCTAA
- a CDS encoding metallophosphoesterase family protein, giving the protein MLHRSLLAGAVMCLLAGCDLIEFSPNETRTPEAFRNLTQKNLERLQAQPNPTGGDTLRFVFTGDSQRFYSEAEDFVKSVNQQRNIAFVVLAGDVSDFGLVRELRWVHDKLQHLRMPYLTVVGNHDLVANGSGAYQQVYGPLNYTFTYAGTKFVMVDTNGREYGFNGRVPDVGWVQRELREPAPDVKRQIVMSHVAPMSEDFDPKLVDSYVQTLGAAPRLAFELNGHNHDFSIGKPFDNDVTFINSYSFEKRQYVVLTVWGEKEFKLEKVQF; this is encoded by the coding sequence TTGCTCCACCGCAGCCTGTTGGCCGGTGCCGTAATGTGCCTGTTGGCCGGCTGCGATTTAATCGAGTTCAGCCCCAACGAAACCCGAACCCCCGAGGCCTTTCGCAACCTCACCCAGAAAAACCTAGAGCGCCTGCAGGCCCAGCCCAACCCCACCGGCGGCGATACGCTACGCTTTGTGTTCACGGGCGATTCGCAGCGCTTTTACTCCGAGGCCGAAGACTTTGTGAAGAGCGTAAACCAGCAGCGCAACATTGCTTTTGTGGTGCTGGCCGGCGACGTATCGGACTTTGGTTTGGTGCGCGAGCTGCGCTGGGTGCACGATAAGCTGCAGCACCTGCGCATGCCTTACCTCACGGTGGTGGGCAACCACGATTTGGTGGCCAACGGCAGCGGGGCGTACCAGCAAGTATACGGCCCGCTCAACTACACCTTTACCTACGCCGGTACCAAGTTTGTGATGGTGGATACCAACGGCCGCGAGTACGGTTTCAACGGTCGCGTGCCCGATGTGGGCTGGGTGCAGCGCGAACTGCGCGAGCCCGCCCCCGACGTAAAGCGCCAAATTGTGATGAGCCACGTGGCGCCCATGAGCGAAGATTTCGACCCGAAGTTGGTTGACTCTTACGTGCAAACCCTAGGTGCCGCGCCGCGCCTGGCCTTCGAGCTGAACGGTCACAACCACGATTTCAGCATCGGCAAGCCCTTCGACAACGACGTGACGTTTATCAACTCGTACAGCTTCGAAAAGCGCCAGTACGTGGTGCTCACGGTGTGGGGCGAGAAGGAGTTCAAGCTCGAAAAGGTACAGTTCTGA
- a CDS encoding vWA domain-containing protein — MRTVLFCGLLGAALYLGAANPTTAQVKLKAEPINPISDSLAIRGLVTDVSTGVGIPGATVLLKGTTTGVSTDAKGAFRLVLPTAKGKHILQISSVGYVTQEMPVRPGQTVAVGLSADTKALNEVVVTGALSGRVAGVQIRGAVGKARRSHASTPSYYPYDQARRPRENRESNEHTTENGFQQVRKAPLSTFSIDVDAASYSNVRRFLLQDGQLPPPDAVRTEELVNYFRYNYPQPTDASAPCALTLEQARCPWAPQHQLVLVGMQARTVPTDKLPPANLVFLIDVSGSMSSPDKLPLVKASLKQLVRELRPQDKVSMVVYAGAAGLVLPPTPGTKRADIVAALDNLEAGGSTAGGEGLRLAYATARQHYLKEGNNRVILATDGDFNVGESSDDAMEHLIKQERESGVFLSVLGFGTGNLQDSKMERLADKGNGNYAYIDNLAEGRRVLVQQFGGTLFTLAKDVKLQVEFNPARVQSYRLIGYENRLLADEDFNNDKKDAGELGAGQQVTALYEVVPVGAPPVVDGLKYQPVAQAPTGAAATELLTVKMRYKEPQGQQSRLVSQALGAADAKSITEGSENLRWAAAVAQMSLLLRQSERRGNATWENTLQLARPARGRDDDGYRAECIRMMEAAAGLAPTKEVYGSR; from the coding sequence ATGCGCACCGTTCTATTCTGCGGCCTCCTAGGTGCCGCCCTATACCTAGGCGCTGCCAACCCGACCACGGCTCAGGTAAAACTCAAAGCCGAGCCCATCAACCCCATTTCCGATTCGCTTGCCATCAGAGGGCTCGTAACCGACGTTAGCACGGGTGTGGGCATACCGGGAGCTACCGTGCTCCTGAAGGGCACTACCACCGGCGTCAGTACCGATGCCAAAGGGGCCTTTCGGCTCGTACTGCCCACGGCCAAGGGCAAGCACATACTGCAGATCAGCAGCGTAGGCTATGTTACCCAAGAAATGCCGGTGCGGCCGGGGCAAACGGTAGCTGTGGGCCTTTCGGCCGACACCAAAGCGTTGAACGAAGTGGTAGTAACGGGCGCCCTTTCGGGGCGAGTTGCCGGAGTTCAGATACGGGGAGCTGTCGGCAAAGCCAGGCGTTCACATGCCTCAACTCCTAGCTACTACCCGTACGACCAAGCCCGACGCCCGCGCGAAAACCGCGAATCGAACGAGCACACCACCGAAAACGGCTTCCAGCAAGTACGCAAAGCGCCGCTGAGCACGTTCAGCATCGATGTGGACGCGGCCTCGTACAGCAACGTGCGCCGCTTTTTGCTGCAAGATGGCCAGCTGCCTCCGCCCGATGCCGTGCGCACCGAGGAACTGGTAAACTATTTCCGTTACAACTACCCGCAGCCTACCGATGCCAGCGCCCCCTGCGCCCTAACGCTGGAGCAAGCCCGCTGCCCGTGGGCCCCGCAACACCAGCTGGTGCTCGTGGGCATGCAGGCGCGCACCGTGCCCACCGATAAGCTGCCGCCCGCCAATCTGGTGTTCCTGATTGATGTGTCGGGCTCGATGTCGTCGCCTGATAAGCTGCCGCTCGTGAAGGCCTCGCTGAAGCAATTGGTGCGCGAGCTGCGGCCGCAAGACAAGGTATCGATGGTGGTGTATGCCGGCGCGGCGGGTTTGGTGCTACCACCCACGCCCGGCACCAAGCGGGCTGATATTGTGGCAGCGCTGGATAACCTCGAAGCAGGCGGCTCCACGGCCGGCGGCGAAGGATTGCGCCTGGCCTACGCCACGGCCCGGCAGCACTACCTGAAAGAAGGCAACAACCGCGTGATTTTGGCCACCGACGGCGACTTCAACGTGGGCGAATCGTCGGACGATGCGATGGAGCACCTCATAAAGCAAGAGCGCGAATCGGGTGTGTTCTTGTCGGTGCTGGGCTTTGGCACCGGCAATTTGCAAGACAGCAAAATGGAGCGGCTCGCCGACAAAGGCAACGGCAACTACGCCTACATCGATAATCTGGCCGAGGGCCGCCGCGTGCTGGTGCAGCAGTTTGGCGGCACCTTGTTTACGCTGGCCAAAGACGTGAAGCTGCAGGTCGAGTTCAACCCCGCCCGCGTGCAGTCCTACCGCCTCATCGGCTACGAAAACCGCCTGCTAGCCGACGAGGACTTTAACAACGACAAAAAGGACGCCGGCGAACTGGGTGCTGGCCAACAGGTAACGGCCTTGTACGAGGTAGTACCCGTAGGCGCGCCGCCCGTGGTAGATGGCCTGAAGTACCAGCCCGTAGCCCAAGCCCCCACCGGCGCGGCTGCTACCGAGCTGCTCACCGTGAAGATGCGCTACAAAGAGCCCCAGGGCCAGCAGAGCCGCTTGGTAAGCCAGGCCCTAGGTGCAGCCGATGCCAAGAGCATAACCGAAGGCTCCGAAAACCTGCGTTGGGCGGCAGCCGTGGCCCAAATGAGCCTGCTGCTGCGCCAAAGCGAGCGGCGCGGCAACGCCACCTGGGAAAACACTCTGCAGCTGGCCCGCCCGGCCCGCGGCCGCGACGATGACGGTTACCGTGCCGAGTGCATCCGGATGATGGAGGCCGCCGCTGGCCTTGCGCCCACCAAAGAAGTGTACGGCAGCCGCTAA
- a CDS encoding tetratricopeptide repeat protein, whose amino-acid sequence MRVFLLAAALVLLGAGSLRAQTEAAVLAKAEQLIGQKKYESAYRALEEFDPKNTHVAVVLKKEDIALNYYLLSVNLEVFGLRDLKANEQVAQLRGKPGKYGSYQLPVAQVLAALKRRHPSDYRLDLGLGHYYYTLQQCGCGKQRFSDEELLQKAQQYYTAAHSHDQEDYESRFATGFMLMRKQQLAAAVPELERSVALNAEYPNAHYNLAYAYAALERPAEALPHAKQAAALYALQPYKGEAQSMVEALEKHLQGGPALNLLGTRNADGSQPAGAYAALREQVAAAVARKASNAKELTLKLFQLDPENDGMYADLMDIYQANNQFPAMEVFFREQLPTAPQTPTAQGMLHFYVAVLNMQLGRPAAAYPHFQQADAQLRKVAKSDNPLFDTIRRGLAESKPRR is encoded by the coding sequence ATGCGCGTGTTTTTGTTGGCGGCCGCCCTGGTTTTGCTAGGTGCCGGCTCGCTCCGGGCCCAAACCGAGGCCGCCGTGCTGGCCAAAGCCGAGCAGCTCATCGGCCAGAAAAAGTACGAATCGGCCTACCGCGCCCTCGAGGAGTTCGACCCCAAAAACACCCACGTGGCCGTGGTGCTGAAGAAGGAGGACATAGCCCTGAACTACTACCTGCTCAGCGTGAACCTGGAGGTATTCGGGCTGCGCGACCTGAAAGCCAACGAGCAGGTAGCGCAGCTGCGCGGCAAGCCCGGCAAGTACGGTAGTTACCAACTGCCGGTAGCCCAGGTGCTGGCGGCCCTTAAGCGCCGCCACCCTTCCGATTACCGCCTCGACCTAGGGCTGGGCCATTATTACTACACCTTGCAGCAGTGCGGCTGCGGCAAACAGCGCTTCAGCGACGAAGAATTGTTGCAAAAGGCCCAACAGTACTACACCGCGGCCCACAGCCACGACCAGGAGGATTATGAGTCGCGGTTTGCCACGGGCTTTATGCTGATGCGCAAGCAACAACTGGCCGCCGCCGTGCCCGAGCTGGAGCGCTCCGTGGCCCTGAACGCGGAGTACCCCAACGCACACTACAACCTGGCCTACGCCTATGCGGCCCTCGAGCGGCCCGCCGAGGCCTTGCCGCACGCCAAGCAAGCCGCCGCGCTCTACGCGTTGCAGCCCTACAAAGGCGAGGCGCAAAGCATGGTGGAGGCCCTGGAGAAGCACCTACAAGGCGGCCCGGCCCTAAACCTGCTCGGCACCCGCAACGCTGACGGTAGCCAACCTGCCGGTGCCTACGCAGCCCTGCGCGAGCAAGTAGCTGCCGCCGTAGCCCGCAAAGCCAGCAATGCCAAAGAGCTAACCCTGAAGTTGTTTCAGCTCGACCCCGAAAACGACGGCATGTACGCCGACCTGATGGACATTTACCAGGCCAACAACCAGTTTCCGGCCATGGAGGTGTTTTTTCGGGAGCAATTGCCCACCGCGCCGCAAACCCCCACGGCGCAGGGCATGCTGCACTTTTACGTAGCCGTCCTGAACATGCAGCTGGGCCGCCCGGCCGCCGCGTACCCGCACTTTCAGCAAGCCGATGCGCAGCTGCGCAAGGTGGCCAAGTCCGATAATCCGTTGTTCGATACCATCCGGCGCGGTTTGGCCGAGAGCAAGCCCCGCCGGTAG